A genomic segment from Polyangium mundeleinium encodes:
- a CDS encoding c-type cytochrome codes for MRRARAGIPLATFLAGAALASCGDGTSEKPPTPEPFALSTIEGPAVAYVGENTCFSLAVKGGPSAQVAWNLGDGTAFPPAVLFTKVCHVYTTPGRRLVGATAISEGQKLVVTRGVAVVQKPMAIRPNASSTIVLDPKHSDLWVANTDHDHVARLETELPPVPPTPQVSCDAPRTLAISGATLAAACQGDGTVVFYDLDKQATSGKIEFGPGSAPFGIVADPRSEGVFFVTLSGTGELAAVRAEGNQVLSRIPVFPDVRGVAAIADGTVLVTRWRATAEGANVAVIDATNPAALKAGEPLLLPPDTGLDSDTNNSGVPSFLNQIVPSPDGGRALVPSLRANTVTGMYRTGKPLSFETTARAILTEIELGGPTEKPFERKAGRYAFDDLDFASAVVFSPEGDVIYVAIQGAERVEVRDAVSFDVAGSIDDVGHAPDGLVLSEDGKTLWVHASLSREVRVYDVRDLSSPPVPRGTLATGDSEPLSDEVLRGKQIFYSSRDPRMSRTSYMSCATCHLDGEGDNLVWDFTQRGEGLRNTIPLAGRAGTAHGPLHWSANFDEVQDFEHDIRGPMGGAGFLPDDVFHSGMIDQTLGAPKDGLSPELDALATYVASLGAFGKSPYRSNDPSALASRQKGKDIFFSAEAGCSTCHAPPRFTDSALAADKNYVLHDVGTLGPGSGSRLGGPLPGLDTPTLRGLWKSAPYLHDGSALTLRAVLRDRNAADQHGKTSHLGDADLDDLERYLLTLDDDEP; via the coding sequence ATGAGACGCGCGCGTGCCGGGATTCCCCTCGCGACGTTCCTCGCCGGGGCAGCCCTCGCGTCTTGCGGCGACGGGACCTCGGAAAAACCCCCGACGCCCGAGCCGTTCGCCCTGAGCACGATCGAGGGCCCCGCGGTCGCCTACGTCGGCGAAAATACTTGTTTTTCGCTTGCCGTCAAGGGCGGCCCGAGCGCCCAGGTCGCCTGGAACCTCGGCGACGGGACGGCCTTTCCCCCGGCCGTCCTGTTCACGAAGGTTTGTCACGTCTATACGACGCCCGGCCGACGGCTCGTCGGCGCGACCGCGATCTCCGAGGGGCAGAAGCTCGTGGTCACGCGCGGCGTGGCTGTGGTGCAAAAGCCCATGGCGATCCGGCCGAATGCGTCGAGCACGATCGTCCTCGACCCCAAGCACAGCGATCTATGGGTCGCGAACACCGATCACGATCACGTCGCGCGGCTCGAAACGGAGCTGCCGCCCGTCCCTCCAACGCCGCAGGTGAGCTGCGACGCGCCGCGTACGCTCGCGATTTCGGGCGCGACCCTCGCGGCGGCTTGTCAGGGCGACGGCACGGTCGTCTTCTACGACCTCGACAAACAAGCGACGAGCGGAAAAATCGAATTCGGGCCGGGCAGCGCGCCCTTCGGCATCGTCGCCGATCCGCGCAGCGAGGGCGTGTTTTTCGTGACGCTCTCCGGCACGGGCGAGCTCGCCGCCGTCCGCGCCGAGGGGAACCAGGTCCTTTCGCGGATTCCCGTTTTTCCGGACGTACGCGGCGTCGCGGCCATCGCGGACGGGACGGTGCTCGTCACGCGCTGGCGCGCGACGGCCGAGGGCGCGAACGTGGCCGTGATCGACGCGACGAACCCCGCGGCGCTCAAGGCGGGCGAGCCGCTCCTGCTCCCACCCGACACCGGGCTCGACAGCGACACGAACAACAGCGGCGTGCCGAGCTTTTTGAACCAGATCGTCCCCTCGCCCGACGGCGGCCGTGCGCTCGTCCCCTCGCTCCGCGCGAACACCGTGACGGGAATGTACAGGACGGGCAAACCGCTGAGCTTCGAGACGACCGCGCGCGCGATCCTCACGGAGATCGAGCTCGGCGGGCCCACGGAAAAACCGTTCGAGCGCAAGGCCGGGCGGTATGCATTCGACGACCTCGATTTCGCCTCGGCGGTCGTCTTTTCCCCCGAGGGCGACGTGATCTACGTGGCGATCCAGGGCGCTGAGCGGGTCGAGGTGCGCGACGCCGTGAGCTTCGACGTCGCCGGCTCGATCGACGACGTCGGCCACGCCCCCGACGGCCTCGTCCTGAGCGAGGACGGCAAGACGTTATGGGTGCACGCGTCGCTCTCGCGCGAGGTGCGCGTCTACGACGTGCGTGATCTGTCGAGCCCGCCCGTCCCACGCGGCACGCTCGCCACGGGGGACAGCGAGCCGCTGTCCGACGAGGTTTTGCGGGGCAAACAGATCTTCTACAGCAGTCGCGACCCCCGCATGAGCCGCACGAGCTACATGTCCTGCGCCACGTGCCACCTCGACGGGGAAGGGGACAACCTCGTATGGGATTTCACCCAGCGAGGTGAGGGCCTGCGCAATACGATCCCGCTCGCGGGGCGGGCGGGCACGGCGCACGGGCCCCTGCATTGGAGCGCCAATTTCGACGAGGTGCAGGACTTCGAGCACGACATCCGCGGCCCCATGGGCGGGGCGGGATTTCTGCCGGACGATGTCTTCCATTCGGGGATGATCGATCAGACGCTCGGCGCCCCGAAGGACGGTTTGTCCCCGGAGCTCGACGCGCTCGCCACCTACGTCGCTTCACTCGGCGCGTTCGGCAAGAGCCCGTACCGCTCGAACGACCCCTCCGCGCTGGCCTCACGCCAGAAGGGCAAGGACATCTTCTTTTCGGCCGAGGCTGGTTGCTCGACGTGCCACGCGCCGCCGCGCTTCACGGACAGCGCGCTCGCGGCCGACAAGAACTACGTGCTCCACGACGTCGGGACGCTCGGACCCGGCTCCGGGTCGAGGCTCGGCGGCCCGCTCCCAGGGCTCGATACACCCACGCTGCGCGGGCTCTGGAAGAGCGCGCCGTATTTGCACGATGGCTCCGCGCTCACGCTCCGCGCCGTGCTCCGCGATCGGAATGCCGCGGACCAGCACGGCAAGACGAGCCACCTCGGGGACGCCGATCTCGACGACCTCGAGCGATATTTGCTCACCCTCGACGACGACGAGCCCTGA
- a CDS encoding KGG domain-containing protein, with the protein MAQEQKKGQMTVEEAGRKGGETVRDERGSEFYSEIGHKGGQRVRELIEEGKQAEEGGSGGGSSNKR; encoded by the coding sequence ATGGCACAGGAGCAGAAAAAGGGCCAAATGACGGTCGAGGAGGCGGGGCGCAAGGGCGGCGAGACCGTCCGTGACGAGCGCGGCTCCGAGTTCTACTCCGAGATCGGCCACAAGGGCGGCCAGCGCGTGCGCGAGCTCATCGAGGAAGGCAAGCAGGCCGAAGAGGGAGGCAGCGGCGGCGGCAGCTCGAACAAGAGGTGA
- a CDS encoding STAS domain-containing protein — protein MSEKAEAEQQKSTLAARLLDEEMELLRWIGARMSRVLLGRYEELPLIERTDELGIVANMVARVARELRRGRERDEARRKELEARVKELEEARAEQERLLAAVRELSAPVLEVYRGVLLVPMAGALDASMLAQAEGRVLAQVSVAGARTVILDITGATAIDPVVAAGLVRIARALSLLGARVVLCGVSAAAARTAAEQGLDFAPAILRADLGSALEMAIGAELRRTRRI, from the coding sequence ATGAGCGAAAAGGCAGAGGCCGAACAACAAAAGTCGACGCTCGCCGCGCGGCTCCTCGACGAAGAGATGGAGCTGCTCCGCTGGATTGGCGCGCGGATGAGCCGCGTCCTGCTCGGTCGATACGAGGAACTCCCCCTCATCGAGCGCACGGACGAGCTTGGAATCGTGGCGAACATGGTGGCCCGCGTGGCGCGGGAGCTGCGCCGGGGCCGGGAGCGGGACGAGGCGCGGCGCAAAGAGCTCGAAGCGCGCGTGAAGGAGCTGGAGGAGGCGCGCGCGGAGCAGGAGCGGCTGCTCGCGGCGGTCCGGGAGCTCTCCGCGCCTGTCCTCGAGGTGTATCGCGGCGTCTTGCTCGTTCCGATGGCGGGGGCGCTCGACGCCTCGATGCTCGCGCAGGCCGAGGGGCGCGTGCTCGCGCAGGTCTCCGTGGCGGGCGCGCGCACGGTGATCCTCGACATCACGGGGGCCACGGCGATTGATCCCGTCGTGGCCGCGGGCCTCGTGCGAATCGCGCGGGCGCTATCGTTGCTCGGGGCACGCGTCGTGCTTTGCGGCGTCTCGGCGGCGGCGGCCCGTACGGCCGCGGAGCAGGGGCTCGATTTCGCGCCGGCGATCCTGCGCGCCGACCTCGGCAGCGCGCTCGAAATGGCCATTGGGGCCGAGCTCCGCCGGACGCGCCGGATCTAG